Proteins found in one Deltaproteobacteria bacterium IMCC39524 genomic segment:
- a CDS encoding HAMP domain-containing sensor histidine kinase, producing the protein MRTGLRTEIILSISLLLAAALLFAGFLMVKLTEHNLLEQQRVHAASIVRLVAAGVDEPANLAGTQSERALSSLNRLQTLLSRQPGILAWRLLDARLQILSSTAYELTQEFTAISPSVLEVGELHESLNYEAFRFFNSEAQQSYLDLSTTLWQSDQPYGLLQVRFDLQELRARVLGAQKLILGYVVIYGLILAVFGVYLLNRNVVKPVRQLHQATTTVAGGTLAPVEVLSGPGEIHELADSFNKMITALSASRAETEEHIASLEETNQALAQARDDLVRSEKLATVGHLAAGMAHEIGNPLGAVVGYLNILQADLSGESQDLVARSLAETARIDKLIRELLDYSAPLAHQVESFDPIKSLRETIELLRHQGQLESIRIDDRCSDTFCRVNMDRGRLVQVWINLLLNAQDAKQGEGQIVLSSESDGRVVSVAIQDEGPGIAADVATRIFEPFYTTKAPGSGYGLGLAVCQRIIDENGGSLKLSQGSAKGARFTVTLPCSTEVQS; encoded by the coding sequence ATGCGAACCGGCCTGCGTACTGAAATCATCCTGAGTATCTCTTTGCTGCTGGCAGCAGCATTGCTCTTTGCCGGTTTCCTCATGGTCAAATTGACCGAACATAATCTCCTCGAGCAACAGCGTGTTCATGCGGCAAGTATCGTCAGGCTTGTTGCGGCCGGTGTCGATGAGCCTGCGAACCTTGCAGGCACTCAAAGCGAAAGGGCTTTGTCCAGCCTGAACCGGTTGCAAACGCTCTTAAGTCGGCAACCTGGTATTCTGGCCTGGCGTCTGCTCGATGCCCGGTTGCAGATTCTGTCCAGCACTGCCTACGAATTGACACAGGAATTTACCGCGATTTCCCCCTCTGTTCTCGAGGTTGGTGAGCTGCATGAATCTTTAAATTACGAAGCCTTCCGGTTTTTTAATTCTGAAGCGCAGCAGAGTTATCTGGATTTATCGACCACTCTATGGCAGAGCGATCAACCGTACGGTTTGCTGCAAGTTCGTTTTGACCTGCAAGAATTGCGGGCCAGGGTGCTTGGAGCCCAAAAACTGATTCTCGGCTATGTCGTCATCTACGGTCTGATCCTGGCCGTATTCGGCGTTTACCTGCTCAATCGCAACGTCGTTAAGCCGGTTCGGCAGCTGCATCAGGCAACGACCACGGTTGCCGGGGGAACTCTTGCTCCTGTTGAAGTGCTTTCGGGGCCCGGCGAAATCCACGAGTTGGCCGACAGTTTTAACAAGATGATTACGGCCCTGTCAGCCAGTCGCGCGGAGACAGAAGAACATATCGCCTCTCTCGAAGAGACCAACCAGGCGCTGGCCCAGGCGCGTGATGATCTTGTCCGCTCGGAGAAGTTGGCGACCGTTGGCCACCTTGCCGCCGGAATGGCCCATGAAATCGGCAACCCCCTCGGTGCTGTGGTCGGTTACCTGAATATCCTTCAGGCAGACCTGTCCGGTGAGTCGCAGGACCTGGTCGCAAGATCGCTTGCTGAAACGGCCCGGATTGACAAACTCATCCGTGAGTTACTAGATTATTCTGCGCCTCTCGCCCATCAGGTTGAGTCGTTTGATCCGATTAAATCCTTGCGTGAAACTATTGAACTGTTACGTCATCAGGGGCAACTTGAGTCCATTCGGATCGATGATCGCTGCTCCGATACGTTTTGCCGGGTCAACATGGACCGGGGGCGCCTGGTTCAGGTCTGGATCAATCTGCTCCTTAATGCACAGGATGCCAAGCAGGGTGAGGGTCAGATCGTTTTGTCCTCCGAGAGTGATGGCCGGGTTGTTTCTGTTGCGATTCAGGATGAAGGCCCTGGTATCGCAGCTGATGTTGCGACCAGGATTTTTGAACCTTTCTACACGACGAAGGCCCCGGGCAGTGGCTATGGTCTGGGCCTTGCTGTCTGTCAGCGGATTATTGACGAGAACGGCGGTAGCTTAAAGCTAAGCCAGGGTTCTGCGAAAGGGGCGCGTTTTACAGTGACTTTACCCTGCTCAACAGAGGTTCAATCATGA
- a CDS encoding pyridoxamine 5'-phosphate oxidase family protein, producing MRRSDKALPNDALVKILQDGEYGVLSTVSVDGQPYGVPLNYSFRNNSLYFHCALEGHKLDNLLANEKVSFCVVGHSKVVPADFTSEFSSVIVTGTAEVIYAEEKYEALVSLIEKYCPEFVEEGRRYIEKLDGETAAVAIRIESMTGKRSPA from the coding sequence ATGAGAAGAAGCGATAAAGCGTTGCCGAATGATGCTTTAGTGAAAATCCTGCAGGATGGAGAATATGGTGTCCTGTCAACCGTGTCTGTTGACGGACAGCCTTACGGTGTCCCTCTGAATTATTCCTTCAGGAACAATAGTCTGTATTTCCATTGCGCCCTGGAAGGTCACAAACTCGATAATCTGCTTGCGAACGAGAAGGTCTCCTTCTGTGTGGTTGGCCATAGCAAAGTTGTCCCTGCTGATTTTACTTCGGAATTTTCAAGTGTGATTGTGACCGGTACTGCCGAAGTGATCTATGCCGAAGAAAAGTATGAGGCGCTGGTCAGCTTGATCGAAAAATATTGCCCTGAGTTTGTGGAGGAGGGGCGGCGATATATTGAGAAACTTGATGGTGAGACTGCGGCTGTGGCGATTCGGATTGAATCGATGACCGGCAAGCGTAGCCCGGCATAA
- the fetB gene encoding iron export ABC transporter permease subunit FetB, which translates to MTASIIDLSLWDLVTVYSLLLMSIGLAHLLKAGQSKDLFWSGLRMFVQLLVVGYVLHLIFALETPLPVLLILIVMIGFAVQTIGARVKTKMPHFYRVVGTAILFGCGGMTFFFCSLVIGLEPWYDPRYLIPLAGMIIGNSMTGASLAVERLAAEFSERRDEIETGLCLGGSIQAVSETAISSAFRAALIPSVNAMAAMGLVFLPGMMTGQILSGTEPLIAVKYQIAIMCVITGSVSLTTFFILKLGYRAYFTPYQSLRED; encoded by the coding sequence ATGACGGCATCAATCATCGACCTCAGCTTGTGGGACCTGGTGACCGTTTACAGCTTGTTGTTGATGAGCATCGGCCTGGCACATCTACTCAAGGCGGGGCAGAGCAAAGATCTCTTCTGGTCCGGATTGCGGATGTTCGTCCAGCTGCTTGTGGTTGGCTATGTGTTGCATCTGATCTTTGCCCTGGAAACACCTCTGCCGGTGCTGCTGATCCTGATCGTCATGATCGGTTTTGCGGTGCAGACCATCGGTGCCAGAGTGAAGACGAAGATGCCGCATTTCTACCGGGTGGTCGGTACGGCCATCCTCTTTGGTTGCGGCGGCATGACCTTTTTCTTCTGCTCCCTGGTGATCGGCCTGGAGCCTTGGTATGATCCGCGTTACCTGATTCCTTTGGCCGGTATGATCATCGGCAACTCAATGACCGGCGCAAGCCTTGCGGTAGAACGTTTGGCCGCTGAATTTAGTGAACGGCGTGATGAGATTGAGACCGGGCTTTGTTTAGGCGGCAGCATCCAGGCTGTTTCTGAAACGGCGATCAGCAGCGCTTTCCGAGCGGCCCTGATCCCTTCGGTCAATGCCATGGCCGCCATGGGGCTGGTTTTCCTTCCCGGTATGATGACAGGGCAGATCCTTTCCGGAACTGAGCCACTGATCGCAGTCAAATACCAGATCGCCATCATGTGCGTGATAACCGGGAGTGTATCGCTGACGACGTTTTTTATTTTGAAACTTGGTTATCGTGCGTATTTCACGCCTTACCAGAGTTTGCGTGAAGATTGA
- a CDS encoding ATP-binding cassette domain-containing protein → MNNAAPLLQVRQASASRPGESGALQRVLQKTTFRVDAGEILAVVGPSGSGKSTLLRLLNRLLEAESGDILLSGVSIRNFPPPELRASIPLVSQKPFLFPGTVRENLQAPARLRRAELPDCSDPSLQELLELCHVDPAWLDRDARKLSVGQQQRVCLARAMVGPCQVLLLDEPTSALDRPTADQMASTFRQLAREKNLAIIFVTHDLRLTARCADHVIFMDNGAVVEEGPASRLLNHPETPEVRAFLASGSEDDREVSP, encoded by the coding sequence ATGAATAATGCTGCGCCCTTACTTCAGGTTCGACAGGCTTCTGCCAGTCGCCCGGGAGAGTCGGGAGCGTTACAGAGAGTCCTGCAAAAGACGACTTTCAGGGTTGACGCAGGTGAAATTCTTGCTGTCGTCGGTCCTTCCGGGAGTGGTAAAAGTACACTTCTCAGATTGCTCAATCGTCTGCTCGAAGCCGAGAGTGGTGATATTCTCCTCTCGGGAGTGAGCATCAGGAACTTCCCTCCGCCTGAGCTTCGCGCATCTATCCCTCTGGTGAGTCAGAAACCTTTCCTTTTCCCCGGGACCGTCAGGGAGAACCTGCAGGCTCCTGCTCGCTTGCGCCGGGCTGAGTTGCCCGATTGCAGTGATCCCTCTCTACAGGAACTGCTTGAGCTCTGCCATGTCGATCCGGCCTGGCTTGATCGTGACGCCCGCAAACTCTCGGTTGGTCAGCAGCAGAGGGTTTGCCTGGCCCGTGCCATGGTCGGCCCTTGCCAGGTTTTACTTCTTGACGAGCCGACCAGCGCTCTTGATCGCCCCACCGCTGACCAGATGGCCTCGACCTTCCGTCAACTTGCCCGTGAGAAGAATCTGGCCATTATCTTTGTCACCCATGATCTGCGCCTGACGGCTCGTTGTGCTGATCATGTCATTTTTATGGATAATGGCGCTGTTGTTGAAGAAGGTCCGGCAAGCCGGCTCCTTAACCACCCGGAAACGCCAGAAGTGCGTGCCTTTCTCGCCTCAGGTTCAGAAGATGATAGGGAGGTGTCGCCATGA
- a CDS encoding uracil-DNA glycosylase — protein sequence MPDQLVNEIRATLAAARSQFEYLTDLGFVEQKVAVHAGPDVQNAEAMIPGSEALDAIFKELDDCQRCGLGASRTKLVYGVGNPNARLVLVGEAPGREEDLQGEPFVGEAGQLLDRILQAMGLHRDDVYLCNVLKCRPPNNRDPQPDEVATCEAFLARQLAAIRPQVIIGLGSFAVHSLLKTNAPISKLRGEWQSYQGIHLMPTYHPAYLLSNPEAKRDVWDDMKQVLRRLQTDGEGL from the coding sequence ATGCCCGATCAACTCGTAAATGAAATCCGTGCAACCCTGGCCGCGGCCCGGAGCCAGTTCGAATATCTAACAGATCTTGGCTTTGTAGAACAGAAGGTTGCTGTCCATGCAGGACCTGATGTGCAGAATGCTGAGGCAATGATTCCTGGTTCAGAGGCTCTCGATGCAATTTTTAAGGAACTGGATGATTGCCAACGCTGTGGTCTTGGTGCGTCACGTACGAAGCTGGTTTACGGTGTCGGAAATCCCAACGCACGGCTGGTTCTTGTCGGAGAGGCTCCCGGTCGCGAGGAAGATCTTCAGGGCGAACCTTTTGTTGGCGAAGCGGGGCAATTGCTCGACCGGATTCTGCAGGCGATGGGCCTGCATCGTGACGACGTCTACCTCTGTAACGTCCTAAAATGTCGTCCGCCCAATAATCGCGATCCACAACCGGACGAGGTGGCAACCTGCGAAGCTTTTCTGGCGCGACAGCTTGCAGCCATTCGTCCCCAGGTCATCATTGGTCTCGGTAGTTTCGCAGTGCACAGTCTGCTGAAAACCAACGCACCCATCAGCAAGTTGCGTGGAGAATGGCAAAGCTACCAGGGAATCCACCTGATGCCGACTTACCACCCGGCCTACCTGTTAAGTAACCCGGAAGCTAAACGGGACGTCTGGGATGATATGAAGCAAGTCTTGCGTCGGTTGCAAACCGATGGCGAGGGTTTATGA
- a CDS encoding zinc dependent phospholipase C family protein: MKWFIPAILTSAALLLFPSAALAWGIGVHLQTGAWILDNLAQLPDPLRTLLAAYPNDYLYGCISADITLGKKYTHYLRHCHSWRMGRKILKQAKTESHQACAYGYLSHLAADTVAHSYFVPFKLMRTYNTVLLKHAYWEMRFEAHVSPEIWPLARSIGRKDFSDNDKLMRGVLSNTIFSFGTNKRLFNSLLLLNRLQQYQKVLRSLAKTSKWAITEEDQKEYLGLTSEATLSFLQDIDNSPFCKADPTGERALNTAGMIRKNLNTLWLDGKLGESEAEEMLGVIKIRLKEGICQPDDLLTLLSES, translated from the coding sequence ATGAAATGGTTCATTCCTGCAATCCTGACATCTGCCGCTCTGCTGCTCTTTCCATCCGCTGCCCTGGCCTGGGGAATCGGCGTCCACCTCCAGACCGGCGCCTGGATTCTCGACAACCTTGCCCAACTACCGGACCCTCTAAGGACGCTTCTGGCAGCTTACCCCAACGACTACCTGTACGGCTGTATCAGTGCCGACATCACTCTCGGTAAAAAGTACACTCACTACCTGCGCCACTGCCACTCCTGGCGGATGGGTCGCAAGATCCTCAAACAAGCAAAAACAGAAAGCCATCAAGCCTGTGCTTACGGCTACCTCAGTCACCTCGCAGCCGACACCGTGGCCCATTCCTACTTCGTCCCCTTCAAGCTGATGCGTACCTACAACACGGTACTCCTCAAACACGCTTATTGGGAAATGCGCTTTGAAGCCCACGTCTCACCGGAGATCTGGCCGCTGGCTCGATCAATCGGGCGCAAAGACTTCTCTGACAATGACAAGCTGATGCGCGGGGTCCTCTCCAACACGATCTTTTCCTTCGGCACCAACAAAAGGCTTTTCAACTCTCTGCTGCTGCTCAACCGGTTGCAGCAATATCAAAAAGTTTTGCGATCACTGGCCAAAACCTCCAAGTGGGCAATCACGGAAGAGGATCAGAAAGAGTATCTGGGACTGACCAGTGAAGCAACGCTCAGCTTCTTGCAGGACATTGACAACAGCCCCTTTTGCAAAGCAGATCCGACCGGTGAGCGCGCCCTGAATACCGCCGGCATGATTCGTAAAAACCTGAACACGCTCTGGCTCGATGGCAAACTAGGTGAGAGCGAGGCAGAAGAGATGCTTGGCGTCATCAAGATCAGGCTCAAGGAAGGGATCTGTCAGCCTGACGACCTGCTGACACTGCTCTCTGAGTCCTGA
- the coaBC gene encoding bifunctional phosphopantothenoylcysteine decarboxylase/phosphopantothenate--cysteine ligase CoaBC: MLQGKCVVLGVTGGIAAYKAAELLRLLVKAGAEVHVIMTSSAQEFVAPLTFQTLSGNPVHTELFNIIQEQEIGHISLADRADLLLVAPATANLIGKVANGIADDLLTTTLMATRAKVLFAPAMNSNMWENPLYRKNQETLEAQGYHFIAPAYGDLACGWQGQGKLPDPHEILLAAQALFGKQDLAGKTLLVTAGPTREEIDPVRFLSNYSSGKMGYAIAAAASHRGARVVLVSGPVNLPEPHGVETIQVVSAMEMHQAVMAEAEHADIIIKAAAVADFRPTTCCEQKVKKGSSETMMVELQRNPDILAELGEKKGSRILIGFAAETEELLKNAREKLTRKNLDMIVANDVTQEGAGFDGDTNIVRFLSADGAVEELPKMSKVLVAETLLDRASALLSGK; this comes from the coding sequence ATGCTGCAAGGTAAATGTGTTGTTCTCGGTGTCACAGGTGGAATCGCTGCCTACAAGGCTGCCGAACTCTTGCGTCTGCTGGTTAAGGCGGGAGCAGAGGTTCACGTCATCATGACGAGCAGCGCACAGGAGTTCGTTGCCCCGCTGACATTCCAGACCTTGTCCGGCAACCCGGTTCACACGGAACTCTTCAATATTATCCAGGAGCAGGAAATCGGTCATATCTCACTGGCAGATCGTGCTGATCTTCTACTGGTTGCTCCAGCCACCGCCAACCTCATCGGTAAAGTGGCCAATGGCATCGCTGATGACCTCCTAACAACGACACTCATGGCCACCAGGGCCAAAGTGCTCTTTGCTCCGGCGATGAACAGCAACATGTGGGAAAACCCGCTCTACAGAAAGAACCAGGAGACACTGGAAGCTCAGGGTTATCATTTTATTGCTCCGGCCTATGGCGATCTGGCTTGTGGTTGGCAAGGGCAGGGTAAGCTTCCCGATCCTCACGAGATCTTGCTTGCTGCACAGGCGTTGTTCGGCAAGCAGGACCTTGCCGGCAAGACACTCCTGGTGACAGCCGGGCCTACGCGCGAAGAGATCGATCCGGTTCGTTTCTTAAGTAACTATTCTTCCGGGAAAATGGGTTACGCCATTGCCGCGGCGGCCAGTCATCGTGGGGCGCGGGTCGTGCTGGTCTCCGGCCCTGTGAATTTGCCTGAGCCTCATGGTGTCGAGACCATTCAGGTCGTCAGCGCAATGGAAATGCATCAGGCGGTTATGGCAGAGGCCGAGCATGCGGATATTATTATCAAGGCGGCTGCTGTTGCTGATTTCCGACCAACGACATGCTGTGAGCAAAAAGTCAAAAAAGGCAGCTCTGAAACGATGATGGTTGAGCTGCAACGCAATCCGGATATTCTCGCTGAGCTCGGAGAAAAGAAGGGCTCGCGTATTCTGATCGGTTTTGCCGCAGAAACAGAAGAGTTGCTGAAGAATGCCCGTGAGAAGTTGACCAGGAAGAATCTCGATATGATCGTTGCCAACGATGTGACCCAGGAAGGCGCCGGCTTCGATGGTGATACGAACATCGTCCGTTTCTTGAGCGCCGATGGTGCCGTTGAAGAGTTGCCTAAAATGTCCAAGGTTTTGGTTGCCGAGACGCTTCTCGACAGGGCCTCGGCTCTGTTGTCGGGGAAATGA
- a CDS encoding MBL fold metallo-hydrolase, with protein MAEGLLVHQLSVGPLQVNCFVVACQKTREAMVIDPGGECPQILQLAESNGYQVKQIVNTHGHFDHIGANQQVKDATGAVLMMHEADLPLLQNARNHAQAYGLTVSPSPDPDKFLNEGDVFSVGEQSFSVFHVPGHSPGSLCLLSDGHLFVGDVLFAGSIGRTDLPGGDFDALVEGVREKLFRLPAETIVHPGHGSDTTIGREKQMNPFVGDGA; from the coding sequence ATGGCTGAAGGACTTCTTGTGCATCAACTGAGTGTTGGCCCATTACAGGTCAACTGTTTCGTGGTCGCGTGTCAGAAAACCCGTGAGGCCATGGTGATTGACCCGGGCGGAGAGTGCCCTCAAATTCTGCAGCTTGCTGAAAGCAATGGCTATCAAGTCAAACAGATTGTCAATACTCACGGACACTTTGATCATATCGGCGCCAATCAACAGGTGAAGGACGCAACCGGCGCCGTTCTGATGATGCATGAAGCTGATCTCCCCTTATTACAGAACGCCAGGAATCATGCCCAGGCTTACGGTCTGACTGTGTCCCCGTCCCCGGATCCCGACAAGTTTCTGAATGAAGGTGATGTCTTCTCGGTCGGTGAGCAGTCCTTCTCCGTTTTTCATGTGCCCGGGCATTCCCCTGGCAGTCTCTGCCTTTTAAGTGACGGACACCTTTTCGTTGGTGATGTCCTCTTTGCCGGTTCTATTGGCCGGACCGATCTTCCCGGAGGCGATTTTGATGCCCTGGTTGAAGGGGTGCGAGAAAAGCTCTTCAGGCTGCCCGCAGAAACCATCGTACACCCGGGCCATGGGTCCGACACCACGATCGGTCGCGAGAAGCAGATGAATCCTTTTGTTGGTGATGGGGCGTGA
- a CDS encoding HD domain-containing protein, which translates to MKKVFVKDIQERDLVSSPFLVRDKIIGMAKNGRPYMTLKLMDCSGEVEGRIWDRVDEISARFEKDDFVQVSGKASVYMGKMQLVVQELDRVEESSIELADFLPVSRRSVAEMVDELSELVEALTDPDLKRLMRAFLADQAFMAGYMRAPAAKAMHHVYLGGLLEHSLAVAALANDISQRYPEINRDLLVVGALLHDVGKVVELRYQRSFEYTDAGKLLGHIMIGVELVEEKLRSLHDFPQELAIHLKHLLLSHHGQYEYGSPKRPKTMEAVILNFIDDLDSKINGVQTHIAREPDSESSWTQYHRLYDRYFFKGTLSTPVAEPGETLPVEKSTKAVDSTETSGYSQPRAKFSNTLGDQLKAKKLDLTGAEGQDNKDG; encoded by the coding sequence TTGAAAAAAGTTTTTGTCAAAGATATTCAGGAGCGGGACCTGGTTTCGTCACCTTTCCTGGTCCGGGACAAGATCATCGGTATGGCCAAGAATGGCCGTCCCTATATGACCCTCAAGCTGATGGATTGTTCCGGTGAAGTCGAGGGCCGTATCTGGGATCGTGTTGATGAAATTTCGGCACGTTTCGAAAAAGACGATTTTGTTCAGGTCTCGGGCAAGGCCAGCGTATATATGGGTAAGATGCAGCTTGTTGTTCAGGAGTTGGACAGGGTTGAAGAGTCTTCCATCGAACTCGCTGATTTTTTGCCTGTCTCACGGCGTTCAGTTGCCGAGATGGTCGATGAGTTGAGCGAGCTTGTCGAAGCCCTGACCGACCCGGACTTGAAAAGGCTGATGCGGGCGTTTCTGGCTGATCAAGCCTTTATGGCTGGTTATATGCGTGCGCCGGCTGCCAAAGCAATGCATCATGTCTACCTGGGCGGTCTGCTCGAACATTCGTTGGCGGTTGCTGCCCTGGCGAATGACATCAGCCAGCGTTATCCTGAGATCAACCGTGACCTGCTGGTCGTTGGTGCTCTCCTGCATGATGTTGGCAAGGTGGTTGAATTGCGTTACCAACGCTCCTTCGAGTACACGGACGCAGGGAAACTGCTGGGGCACATCATGATCGGCGTCGAGCTGGTTGAGGAGAAGTTGCGCTCTCTACACGACTTTCCACAGGAGTTGGCAATTCACCTGAAACATCTTTTGCTCTCACATCACGGTCAATATGAATACGGTTCTCCAAAACGACCGAAAACCATGGAAGCTGTGATCCTAAACTTCATCGATGATCTGGACTCCAAAATTAATGGAGTGCAAACTCACATTGCCCGAGAGCCGGACAGTGAATCCTCATGGACTCAGTATCACCGCTTGTATGATCGTTACTTCTTCAAGGGAACATTGTCAACGCCAGTAGCTGAGCCCGGAGAAACTTTGCCCGTAGAAAAATCAACCAAGGCTGTTGATTCAACAGAGACGTCTGGCTACAGTCAACCCCGAGCAAAATTCAGTAATACCCTGGGCGATCAACTCAAGGCTAAGAAACTCGACCTGACAGGGGCCGAAGGACAGGATAATAAAGATGGCTGA
- a CDS encoding FAD-dependent oxidoreductase — protein sequence MALLLRDLTLDVSDDEQKLPLVAADFLGVDVKILRHLKIVRRSIDARKKSRILKVYTIEFSCPNEADLVDRVASNRLEQLPERTETVQPRVKAKHHALVVGMGPAGLFAAKRLAECGVSVTLIDRGRPVEQRIKDVESFWASAQFDAVSNVQFGEGGAGTFSDGKLTTRLNHPQRLSVLQALVDCGAPEDILIEARPHVGTDRLRKVVINFREHLITLGVTVLFEKCLIDLDVHQGRVVGAVFNGGETLACDSLVLAPGHSARDTYLMLDRNAVQLEAKGFAVGVRVEHPAELINQIQYGAFAERLPAADYALRYNDDESGRGVYSFCMCPGGEVINAASEVDGLVVNGMSRMARKGEYSNSALVVTVGPQDWGGEKLGGMHFQQEWERKAFTVGGAGFLAPAQNMMSFVGQGQGALSSSCRPGVVESELREVLPDFVYSGLRKALPHFNRKMKGFMTSEAVLIGVETRTSAPLRIPRNDRGESVSHPGLYPTGEGAGYAGGIMSAALDGLRAADQVVESIL from the coding sequence ATGGCGCTGTTGTTGCGTGATCTGACTCTTGATGTCTCGGATGATGAGCAGAAGCTTCCCCTTGTGGCTGCAGATTTCCTGGGGGTTGATGTCAAGATTCTGAGGCACCTCAAAATCGTCAGGCGCTCCATAGATGCCCGTAAAAAGAGCCGCATCCTCAAAGTCTATACGATCGAATTCTCCTGCCCAAATGAAGCTGATCTGGTCGACAGGGTCGCCAGCAATCGACTGGAGCAATTGCCTGAGAGAACCGAGACTGTCCAACCCAGGGTTAAGGCCAAGCATCATGCGCTGGTAGTTGGCATGGGACCTGCGGGGCTGTTTGCAGCCAAGAGGCTTGCTGAATGCGGAGTTTCCGTCACGCTCATTGATCGTGGCAGACCTGTAGAGCAGAGGATTAAAGACGTTGAGAGCTTTTGGGCTTCCGCTCAATTTGATGCCGTCAGTAATGTTCAGTTTGGCGAGGGTGGGGCAGGGACCTTTTCCGATGGCAAGTTGACCACACGCTTGAACCATCCTCAACGGCTGTCGGTCTTGCAGGCCTTGGTCGATTGCGGTGCTCCTGAAGATATTCTTATCGAAGCCCGCCCACATGTTGGTACCGATCGCTTGCGCAAGGTTGTCATCAATTTCCGAGAGCACCTGATCACCCTCGGTGTCACTGTCCTCTTCGAGAAATGTCTCATCGATCTTGACGTTCATCAGGGTCGGGTCGTCGGAGCCGTTTTTAATGGTGGAGAAACCCTTGCTTGTGATTCCCTGGTTCTTGCCCCCGGGCATAGCGCGCGTGATACCTACCTGATGCTGGATCGCAATGCTGTTCAACTTGAGGCCAAAGGCTTTGCCGTTGGCGTGCGTGTGGAACATCCCGCTGAATTGATCAACCAGATACAGTATGGTGCCTTTGCTGAGCGCTTGCCGGCTGCAGATTATGCGCTGCGTTACAATGACGACGAAAGCGGTCGGGGGGTCTACTCCTTCTGCATGTGTCCCGGCGGTGAGGTGATCAACGCCGCCTCCGAGGTCGATGGCCTGGTGGTGAATGGCATGAGTCGGATGGCGCGTAAGGGGGAATATTCCAACAGCGCATTGGTGGTGACCGTGGGGCCACAGGACTGGGGTGGAGAAAAGCTCGGGGGGATGCATTTCCAGCAGGAATGGGAGCGTAAGGCCTTTACCGTAGGCGGCGCTGGCTTCCTGGCTCCTGCACAGAACATGATGAGCTTTGTTGGTCAGGGGCAGGGAGCCCTGAGTTCAAGTTGTCGTCCGGGTGTTGTTGAGTCAGAACTGCGTGAAGTTCTGCCCGATTTCGTGTATTCTGGACTTCGTAAGGCGTTGCCGCATTTTAATCGCAAGATGAAAGGCTTCATGACCTCGGAAGCCGTGCTGATCGGTGTGGAAACCAGAACCTCTGCACCGCTCAGGATTCCCCGTAACGACCGGGGCGAGTCTGTGAGCCATCCGGGTCTTTACCCTACCGGTGAAGGGGCAGGCTATGCAGGAGGAATCATGAGTGCCGCGTTGGATGGTTTGCGTGCTGCCGATCAGGTGGTTGAATCGATACTTTAA